Proteins encoded together in one Lysobacterales bacterium window:
- a CDS encoding acetyl/propionyl/methylcrotonyl-CoA carboxylase subunit alpha — MFRKVLIANRGEIACRVIRTCRRLGIATVAVYSDADANAQHVMLADEAVHIGGSRPVESYLLGDVILEAAKQTGAQAIHPGYGFLSENADFAEAVETAGLVFIGPNAASMRKMGSKAGAKILMQGHGVPVVPGYTGEDQDAALLQREADRIGYPLMIKAAHGGGGKGMRIVRASGEFAANLESCQREAKNAFGRERVLLERYVETPRHIEIQIFGDAHGEVIHLNERECSAQRRYQKVIEESPSPFLTPQLRAQMGAAAVAAGKAIDYRNAGTVEFIVGPQGDFYFMEINTRLQVEHPVTELVTGLDLVEWQLRVAAGGTLPLRQEQVTTRGHAIEVRLYAEDPEQGFLPGSGRITRLALPAADAHVRIDGGVVEGDTVSIYYDPMIAKLIVHDADRPAALRRLAEALAQCDVLGPKSNIDFLEQLIRHPAVVDATIDTGYLDRHLDEILATPTELPEAALIAVACAELLDEETAAIDAARASSDPHSPWGRADAWRLGHAGKRVVRFEWREHKPMLVAHGTNGRYALDIAGRHLEVARALHQGEWLSARLGSGAMRVRVRRSGADWLVFVDGRRYRLHPSSPFAFDAAAAHGTGVIKSPMPGRIIAVKVAIDVTVEANQELVIMEAMKMEITLRAPHAGKVVDLRAVAGDFVEADVLLAKVEAA, encoded by the coding sequence GTGTTCCGTAAAGTCCTGATCGCCAACCGCGGCGAAATCGCCTGCCGCGTGATCCGCACCTGCCGCCGGCTCGGCATTGCCACCGTGGCCGTGTATTCGGATGCGGATGCCAACGCCCAACACGTGATGCTGGCGGATGAAGCCGTGCACATCGGCGGGTCGCGCCCGGTCGAGAGTTACCTGCTTGGTGACGTGATCCTCGAAGCGGCGAAGCAGACCGGCGCACAAGCGATCCATCCGGGCTACGGATTTCTGTCGGAGAACGCCGACTTCGCCGAGGCGGTCGAGACCGCCGGGCTCGTCTTCATCGGGCCGAATGCGGCCTCGATGCGCAAGATGGGCTCCAAGGCCGGCGCCAAGATCCTGATGCAGGGCCACGGCGTGCCGGTGGTGCCGGGCTACACCGGCGAGGACCAGGACGCCGCGCTGCTGCAGCGCGAGGCCGACCGCATCGGTTACCCGCTGATGATCAAGGCGGCGCACGGTGGCGGCGGCAAGGGCATGCGCATCGTGCGTGCCTCCGGCGAATTCGCCGCCAACCTCGAGAGTTGCCAGCGCGAGGCGAAGAACGCCTTCGGACGCGAGCGCGTGCTGCTCGAGCGCTATGTCGAGACCCCGCGCCACATCGAGATCCAGATCTTCGGCGACGCCCACGGCGAAGTGATCCACCTCAACGAGCGTGAATGCTCGGCGCAACGCCGCTATCAAAAGGTGATCGAGGAATCGCCCTCGCCGTTCCTGACGCCGCAACTGCGTGCGCAGATGGGCGCCGCCGCGGTCGCCGCGGGCAAGGCCATCGACTACCGCAATGCCGGCACGGTCGAGTTCATCGTCGGGCCGCAGGGCGATTTCTACTTCATGGAGATCAACACCCGCCTGCAGGTCGAGCATCCGGTGACCGAACTGGTGACCGGTCTGGACCTGGTCGAGTGGCAACTGCGCGTCGCCGCCGGCGGCACGCTGCCGCTGCGCCAGGAACAGGTCACGACGCGCGGCCACGCCATCGAAGTGCGTCTCTACGCCGAAGATCCGGAACAGGGCTTCCTGCCGGGCTCCGGCCGCATCACGCGCCTTGCGCTACCGGCCGCGGACGCGCATGTGCGCATCGACGGCGGTGTGGTCGAGGGCGACACCGTCTCGATCTACTACGACCCGATGATCGCCAAGCTCATCGTGCACGATGCCGATCGCCCGGCGGCCTTGCGACGCCTGGCCGAAGCGCTGGCGCAGTGTGACGTGCTCGGGCCGAAGTCGAACATCGACTTCCTCGAGCAGTTGATCCGCCACCCCGCGGTGGTGGACGCGACCATCGACACCGGCTACCTCGACCGCCATCTGGACGAGATCCTGGCGACACCGACCGAACTGCCCGAAGCCGCGCTGATCGCCGTTGCCTGCGCGGAATTGCTCGACGAGGAGACCGCCGCGATCGACGCCGCGCGTGCCAGTTCCGACCCGCATAGTCCCTGGGGCCGCGCCGACGCCTGGCGCCTCGGCCACGCCGGCAAGCGCGTGGTTCGCTTCGAGTGGCGCGAGCACAAGCCGATGCTGGTCGCGCATGGGACCAATGGCCGCTACGCACTGGATATCGCCGGCCGCCACCTCGAAGTGGCGCGAGCACTGCACCAGGGCGAATGGCTGAGCGCACGCCTCGGCAGCGGCGCCATGCGCGTGCGCGTGCGCCGTTCGGGCGCCGACTGGCTGGTGTTCGTCGATGGCCGGCGCTATCGCCTGCACCCGAGCAGCCCGTTCGCGTTCGATGCCGCAGCCGCGCACGGCACCGGAGTGATCAAGTCGCCGATGCCGGGCCGCATCATCGCGGTCAAGGTCGCGATCGATGTCACGGTCGAGGCGAACCAGGAACTCGTCATCATGGAAGCGATGAAAATGGAGATCACGCTGCGCGCGCCACATGCGGGCAAGGTCGTCGACCTGCGCGCAGTTGCCGGTGATTTCGTCGAAGCCGATGTCCTGCTCGCCAAGGTGGAGGCCGCATGA
- a CDS encoding type II toxin-antitoxin system Phd/YefM family antitoxin: protein MNKAKRNNWILQDAKNQFSSVVNAALSGQPQHVSRRGKPAVIVLDAAEFERLSRLDKRQHGSLAELLCAMPGDDGAFERRSVPSRDFKF from the coding sequence GTGAACAAAGCGAAGCGCAACAACTGGATCCTTCAGGACGCCAAGAACCAGTTCAGCAGCGTGGTCAATGCAGCGTTGTCGGGCCAGCCGCAGCATGTGAGCCGTCGCGGCAAGCCCGCGGTCATCGTGCTGGATGCGGCCGAATTCGAACGCCTGAGCCGCCTCGACAAGCGCCAACACGGGTCGCTCGCGGAACTGCTGTGCGCGATGCCTGGCGACGACGGGGCATTCGAGCGTCGATCCGTGCCGTCCCGCGACTTCAAGTTCTGA
- a CDS encoding hydroxymethylglutaryl-CoA lyase — translation MNEPMNDSVRIVEVGPRDGLQNEKPIVPTATKIALIDRLSAAGLRSIEATSFVSPKWIPQLADAAEVFAGIQKHEGVAYPVLVPNLQGYERALAVGVREVALFTGASETFTRQNINASIEESIDRFRPILERAGNDGVKVRGYVSTTLGCPYQGAVDVREVVRVARRIHELGCYEVSLGDTIGVGTPSKARAMLKAVAGEVPMGALAVHFHDTRGQALANVFACVEEGVRVVDASVSGLGGCPYATGASGNVATEDVVYLLHGMGFVTGVDLDALVETGQWISNEIGRGNGSKFGRALAATAALA, via the coding sequence ATGAATGAGCCCATGAACGACAGTGTCCGCATCGTTGAAGTTGGTCCGCGTGACGGCCTGCAAAATGAAAAACCCATCGTGCCGACCGCGACCAAGATCGCACTGATCGACCGCCTGTCCGCGGCCGGCTTGAGGAGCATCGAGGCGACCAGCTTCGTCAGCCCGAAGTGGATTCCGCAGCTCGCCGACGCCGCCGAGGTGTTCGCCGGCATTCAAAAGCACGAAGGCGTCGCCTACCCGGTGCTGGTGCCGAACCTGCAAGGCTACGAACGCGCGCTCGCGGTCGGCGTGCGCGAGGTCGCCCTGTTCACCGGCGCCTCCGAAACGTTCACACGGCAGAACATCAACGCCAGCATCGAGGAGTCGATCGATCGCTTCCGACCGATCCTGGAGCGCGCCGGCAACGATGGCGTGAAGGTGCGCGGCTACGTGTCAACCACGCTCGGCTGCCCGTACCAGGGCGCGGTCGATGTGCGCGAGGTCGTGCGTGTCGCGCGCCGCATCCATGAGCTTGGCTGCTACGAAGTTTCGCTCGGCGACACCATCGGCGTCGGCACCCCGTCCAAGGCGCGTGCGATGTTGAAGGCGGTGGCCGGCGAAGTGCCAATGGGCGCACTGGCGGTGCACTTCCACGATACCCGCGGCCAGGCGCTGGCGAACGTATTCGCCTGCGTCGAAGAAGGCGTGCGCGTGGTCGATGCCTCGGTCTCCGGTCTTGGCGGCTGCCCCTACGCCACCGGCGCCAGCGGCAACGTCGCGACCGAAGATGTCGTTTACCTGTTGCATGGCATGGGCTTCGTCACCGGCGTCGACCTTGACGCGCTGGTCGAGACCGGTCAATGGATCAGCAATGAAATCGGCCGCGGCAACGGCTCCAAGTTCGGACGGGCACTGGCCGCAACCGCCGCTCTGGCATGA
- a CDS encoding enoyl-CoA hydratase/isomerase family protein: MTSSIRIERRGAIAELVLDRASVHNAFDDGLIAEMTLALQQLEQDDSVRALVLTGAGNTFSAGADLNWMRRMARASADENRRDALGLATLMRTLNFLGKPTIARVNGSAYGGGVGLIACCDHAIATPAAKFSLSEVKLGLVPAVISPYVVAAIGLRHARRLFVSGEVFDADYALRIGLVHELVAADELDAAVERALHFLAKGGPLAQREAKQLALRQAGMTLEVQHALDSENADLIARLRVSPEGQEGLGSFLDKRPPRWVNAT, from the coding sequence ATGACCTCGTCCATCCGCATTGAACGTCGTGGCGCGATCGCCGAACTTGTCCTCGATCGCGCTTCGGTCCACAACGCCTTCGACGATGGCTTGATCGCCGAAATGACGCTTGCGCTCCAGCAGTTGGAACAGGACGACAGCGTGCGCGCCCTGGTGCTGACTGGCGCCGGCAACACCTTCTCGGCCGGCGCCGACCTGAACTGGATGCGGCGCATGGCCCGGGCATCGGCCGATGAAAACCGCCGCGATGCGCTCGGACTGGCTACGCTGATGCGCACCCTGAACTTCCTCGGCAAACCGACCATCGCCCGCGTCAACGGCTCGGCCTACGGTGGCGGCGTCGGTCTGATTGCCTGCTGCGACCACGCCATCGCCACGCCCGCCGCAAAGTTCTCGCTCTCGGAAGTGAAGCTCGGGCTGGTGCCGGCGGTGATCTCGCCCTACGTGGTCGCGGCCATTGGGCTGCGCCATGCGCGCCGGCTGTTCGTCAGCGGTGAGGTGTTCGATGCCGACTACGCGCTGCGTATCGGCCTGGTCCATGAACTTGTCGCTGCGGATGAACTGGACGCCGCCGTCGAACGCGCCCTGCACTTCCTCGCCAAGGGCGGCCCGCTGGCGCAGCGCGAAGCCAAGCAACTGGCGCTGCGCCAGGCCGGCATGACGCTCGAAGTACAGCACGCCCTGGATAGCGAAAACGCCGACCTGATCGCCCGCCTGCGCGTCTCCCCGGAAGGCCAGGAAGGCCTCGGCTCCTTTCTCGACAAGCGGCCGCCGCGGTGGGTCAACGCGACTTGA
- a CDS encoding EAL domain-containing protein → MKPDPARALATGPASPRQLWEDAVARLADAIAALEPEAPAAQPLRRARDRLEALLRSTEALESRYRTLLDAVPEAVTVHDRHGHILEANRTAEGVYGYPLEQLRRLRVQDLNPTLPDNYMEQVFQTFQVGRTETVETSNRHGDGHYFPIEVHSRMFLDGEEMRIIAVVRDVSARLRAESELRASERRYRKLFDAVDKGILVQDQNGRVTSANAAAERMLGMQDSELRAEALSIAEWRFVDAAGRALKPRDLPPLRAISERRAIQSTVIGINSPALGGYSWFSVTAVPQFRDDVPAPFEVITLFSDITALMLESVLFDEVQSLASIGGWHYDFRRRRMYGSRELHRLLELPRDGVLEREAMYALFVPGDRERLRTAMDAARLSSEAFDLELRIVTASGQRRWLRVIGQPQLQRGAAESVIGTAQDVSARKRQEEQLRRQALTDSLTGLSNRDALMRALALALDEAQPGSGPALLYVDLDRFKVINDLLGHAAGDGLLVAAAQRLRRALGPNTLLARFGGDEFMIMIAPCSDEVQARDTAVRITTAFAEPFPHSGEEFSITASVGVAHYPQDGATIQQLINHADAAMFDAKRRGRNNWQAFSPALARKLTDRLLIETQLRRALDNQEFYLRYQPQVDLRSGRVTAAEALIRWRNRVLGELAPDLFISHAENTGDIVRIGVWVIREACRQLRLWHDAGLTVPRVAVNVSYRQFLSDNLPEVVAAALHDHGLQGCHLELEMTERVLVEDVPDTLEIFRAIKQLGVSLVIDDFGEGYSALNYLRQLPFDGLKISHHFMQGIPATPSDTAICEAIIRIAQSLGMTVIAEGVEMETQRQFLLRQGTTLAQGFLFSRPIAPDEIADFVRLHGCAEQQAG, encoded by the coding sequence ATGAAGCCTGATCCAGCGCGCGCACTGGCGACCGGCCCAGCCTCGCCGAGGCAACTCTGGGAAGACGCGGTTGCCCGTCTCGCCGACGCCATTGCCGCACTCGAACCGGAAGCCCCCGCCGCACAGCCCTTGCGGCGCGCGCGTGACCGCCTGGAAGCCCTGTTGCGTTCGACAGAGGCGCTGGAATCGCGATATCGCACCCTGCTCGATGCTGTGCCGGAAGCGGTGACCGTGCATGATCGCCACGGCCACATTCTGGAAGCCAACCGCACTGCCGAGGGCGTCTACGGCTATCCGCTGGAGCAACTGCGCCGATTGCGCGTGCAGGACCTCAACCCGACCCTGCCCGACAACTACATGGAGCAGGTGTTCCAGACCTTCCAGGTAGGCCGCACCGAAACCGTCGAGACCAGCAACCGTCACGGCGACGGCCACTACTTCCCGATCGAGGTGCATTCGCGCATGTTCCTCGACGGCGAGGAGATGCGCATCATCGCAGTGGTGCGCGACGTCAGCGCCCGACTGCGGGCGGAAAGCGAGTTGCGCGCCTCGGAACGGCGCTATCGCAAGCTGTTCGACGCCGTCGACAAGGGCATTCTGGTGCAGGACCAGAACGGCCGTGTGACCTCGGCCAATGCCGCCGCCGAACGCATGCTCGGCATGCAGGACTCGGAACTGCGTGCAGAAGCACTGAGCATCGCCGAGTGGCGCTTCGTCGACGCCGCTGGCAGGGCGCTGAAACCACGGGATCTCCCACCGCTGCGAGCCATCAGCGAACGTCGTGCAATCCAGTCGACCGTGATCGGCATCAACAGCCCGGCGCTGGGGGGGTACTCCTGGTTTTCCGTGACCGCGGTGCCGCAGTTCCGTGACGACGTACCTGCGCCCTTCGAAGTGATCACGCTGTTCAGCGACATCACCGCACTGATGCTGGAATCGGTGCTGTTCGACGAAGTGCAGTCGCTGGCCAGCATCGGCGGCTGGCATTACGACTTCCGCCGCCGCCGCATGTACGGTTCGCGCGAATTGCACCGGCTGCTCGAACTGCCGCGCGACGGTGTGCTCGAGCGCGAGGCGATGTATGCGCTGTTCGTGCCCGGCGACCGCGAGCGCCTGCGCACCGCCATGGATGCGGCGCGCCTGAGCAGCGAAGCCTTCGATCTGGAGTTGCGCATCGTCACTGCCTCCGGCCAGCGCCGCTGGCTGCGCGTGATCGGGCAGCCGCAGCTGCAGCGCGGCGCTGCCGAAAGCGTGATCGGCACCGCCCAGGATGTGAGCGCGCGCAAGCGCCAGGAAGAACAGCTGCGGCGCCAGGCGTTGACCGATTCGCTCACCGGCCTGTCCAACCGCGATGCGCTGATGCGCGCGCTGGCCTTGGCCCTCGATGAAGCGCAGCCGGGCAGCGGCCCGGCGCTGCTCTATGTCGATCTCGACCGCTTCAAGGTGATCAATGACCTGCTCGGCCACGCCGCCGGTGACGGCCTGCTGGTCGCCGCCGCCCAGCGCTTGCGCCGCGCGCTGGGCCCGAACACGCTCTTGGCGCGCTTCGGTGGTGACGAGTTCATGATCATGATCGCGCCGTGCAGCGACGAGGTGCAGGCACGCGACACCGCGGTACGTATCACCACCGCCTTCGCCGAACCGTTCCCGCACAGCGGCGAAGAGTTCTCGATTACCGCGTCGGTCGGCGTTGCCCATTACCCGCAGGACGGCGCCACCATCCAGCAGCTGATCAACCACGCCGATGCCGCGATGTTCGATGCCAAGCGCCGCGGTCGCAACAACTGGCAGGCGTTCTCTCCGGCACTGGCGCGCAAGCTCACCGATCGCCTGCTGATCGAGACCCAGTTGCGCCGCGCGCTCGACAACCAGGAGTTCTACCTGCGCTACCAACCGCAGGTGGACCTGCGCAGCGGTCGTGTGACAGCAGCCGAAGCGCTGATTCGCTGGCGCAACCGCGTGCTCGGCGAACTCGCGCCAGACCTGTTCATTTCGCACGCCGAGAACACCGGCGACATCGTGCGCATCGGCGTCTGGGTGATCCGCGAAGCCTGCCGCCAGCTGCGCCTCTGGCACGACGCCGGGCTGACGGTGCCACGGGTCGCGGTCAACGTCTCCTATCGCCAGTTCCTGAGCGACAACCTGCCGGAAGTGGTCGCCGCAGCACTGCATGACCACGGCCTGCAAGGTTGCCATCTGGAACTGGAGATGACCGAGCGCGTGCTGGTCGAGGACGTGCCGGACACCCTGGAGATCTTCAGGGCGATCAAGCAGCTCGGCGTCTCGCTGGTCATCGATGATTTCGGCGAGGGCTACTCGGCCTTGAACTACCTGCGCCAGCTGCCGTTCGATGGGCTCAAGATCAGCCATCACTTCATGCAAGGCATTCCGGCGACGCCGAGCGACACGGCCATCTGCGAAGCCATCATCCGCATCGCCCAGAGCCTCGGCATGACCGTGATCGCCGAGGGTGTCGAGATGGAGACGCAGCGGCAATTCCTGCTGCGCCAGGGCACGACGCTGGCGCAAGGATTCCTGTTTTCGCGACCGATTGCGCCGGACGAGATCGCCGATTTCGTGCGCCTGCACGGCTGCGCCGAACAGCAGGCCGGATAG
- a CDS encoding type II toxin-antitoxin system VapC family toxin: protein MYLLDTDVLSGLRKRQRNPRLMAWIGAQRDADLFLSAITIAEIERGVIQVAHDNPQFSGELARWLDRVLDHYGDRVLPFDRSAARRFGALSARIGNDSPDLMIAAIALDRGLRVVTRNVRHFVPTGVETIDPFR, encoded by the coding sequence ATGTACCTCCTCGATACGGACGTGCTCTCGGGCTTGCGCAAGCGGCAACGCAACCCGCGGCTCATGGCGTGGATCGGGGCACAACGCGACGCCGACCTGTTTCTGAGCGCCATCACCATCGCCGAGATCGAACGCGGGGTGATTCAGGTGGCGCACGACAACCCGCAATTCTCTGGGGAACTGGCGCGCTGGCTGGACCGCGTGCTCGACCATTACGGGGACCGCGTGCTGCCCTTCGACCGCTCCGCCGCACGCCGCTTCGGCGCCCTGAGCGCGCGCATCGGCAACGATTCCCCGGACCTGATGATCGCTGCCATCGCGCTCGACCGCGGTTTGCGCGTGGTCACTCGAAACGTCCGCCATTTTGTACCCACCGGAGTCGAGACGATCGACCCGTTCCGATGA
- a CDS encoding tetratricopeptide repeat protein — protein MSADLLVRAHAAFRAGDHGAALQISERVLARDPGHAQALALKANAAMQLGDNDALISALQRLHALRPDDAAIRRNLATCLNRRANRALERNDFDAAEGDWRAALALVPWHREARFNLGGLYRRVGDGAAALVLYQPLAAEADEPALRLAIADCLALEGRADDARALFDGLDLPDDLRAAGAAIAARCSAHALAASLLPSPEAPPEQRVEAAAAVIRELVAHRVDSAGFLAAYAPPPQLGERSPELRVALAQALALPEVLDSVEEIAAVRENFRQRLEALVERFDHDRLRRCEPRIAQLAASTFLLAYHGHNDHPLQCRYGDWLDGATRILGADLPALAERRQPGRPRIGLISANWYYCTVGSYFGSWIDALAQLDVDLHVIQLGPREDDETSAFARRAPHFHRFGPDADAFAAAVRRLDLDLAIYPELGMDQRLFAAAAAGLAHRQWMAWGHPVTSGLPSVSHYLTCGDMEPEGAAAVYREQLLPLPGLGTRFALPPQPVGRTRAELGLPAGRLAVVPQSIFKVLPTNDPVYAELLDRDASVRLLFFGGELNAEAQRFRKRLRQSVGAAAASRLHFLPELSRPRYLETLTACDLMIDTLGWSGGNSALDALRAKLPIVTCPGEFMRGRQCATMLRLLGIEGACAESAATLAELAVQRIANRDYAAQFRARVEAGLPALVDDTTCERSLRAHVEAELARSSRIF, from the coding sequence ATGAGCGCAGACCTGCTCGTCCGCGCCCATGCCGCGTTTCGTGCAGGCGACCACGGCGCCGCGCTGCAGATCAGCGAACGCGTGCTGGCCCGCGATCCGGGCCACGCCCAAGCGCTGGCGCTCAAGGCCAACGCCGCGATGCAACTTGGTGACAACGACGCATTGATCTCTGCACTGCAACGATTGCATGCGCTGCGCCCGGATGATGCCGCCATTCGTCGCAACCTGGCGACTTGCCTGAACCGGCGCGCCAACCGCGCGCTGGAACGAAATGACTTCGACGCCGCAGAAGGCGACTGGCGCGCCGCGCTGGCCCTGGTTCCGTGGCATCGCGAAGCACGTTTCAATCTCGGCGGACTGTACCGGCGCGTCGGCGACGGCGCAGCGGCCCTGGTCCTGTACCAACCCTTGGCAGCGGAGGCAGACGAGCCGGCGCTGCGTCTTGCGATCGCCGATTGCCTGGCACTCGAAGGACGTGCCGACGACGCGCGAGCGCTGTTCGACGGACTGGATCTGCCCGACGATCTGCGCGCGGCCGGCGCCGCAATTGCCGCGCGTTGCAGTGCCCATGCACTGGCCGCTTCGCTGCTGCCGTCGCCGGAAGCACCGCCCGAACAGCGCGTCGAAGCTGCGGCAGCGGTAATTCGCGAACTCGTCGCCCATCGCGTCGATAGCGCTGGCTTCCTCGCCGCCTATGCTCCGCCACCACAACTCGGGGAGCGTTCGCCCGAACTGCGCGTCGCCCTGGCCCAGGCCCTGGCCCTGCCCGAAGTACTCGACAGCGTTGAGGAAATCGCGGCCGTGCGCGAGAACTTTCGACAGCGACTGGAGGCGCTGGTCGAACGATTCGACCACGATCGTCTGCGACGCTGCGAGCCGCGTATCGCGCAACTGGCCGCCTCCACCTTCCTGCTCGCGTATCACGGCCACAATGACCATCCACTGCAATGTCGCTACGGTGACTGGCTCGATGGCGCCACGCGCATCCTCGGTGCCGATCTCCCGGCCCTGGCCGAGCGCCGGCAGCCTGGGCGTCCGCGCATCGGACTCATTTCGGCGAACTGGTACTACTGCACCGTCGGCTCATATTTCGGCAGCTGGATCGACGCCCTGGCACAGCTCGATGTCGATCTGCACGTGATCCAGCTCGGTCCGCGCGAAGACGATGAAACCAGCGCATTCGCGCGACGCGCGCCGCACTTCCATCGATTCGGGCCGGACGCGGATGCTTTCGCCGCCGCTGTCCGCCGACTCGATCTCGACCTCGCGATCTATCCCGAACTGGGCATGGATCAACGCCTGTTCGCGGCCGCCGCTGCCGGCCTCGCCCATCGCCAGTGGATGGCCTGGGGCCATCCGGTCACCTCGGGGCTGCCATCCGTCTCGCACTATCTGACCTGTGGCGACATGGAACCCGAAGGCGCAGCTGCCGTCTATCGCGAGCAATTGCTGCCGCTCCCGGGGCTTGGCACACGCTTCGCGTTGCCGCCGCAGCCAGTGGGCCGCACGCGCGCCGAACTCGGGCTACCGGCCGGCCGTCTGGCGGTAGTGCCGCAGTCGATCTTCAAGGTCCTGCCAACCAACGATCCGGTGTACGCCGAGTTGCTCGACCGCGATGCGTCGGTCCGGCTGTTGTTCTTCGGCGGCGAGCTGAACGCCGAGGCACAGCGTTTCCGCAAGCGTCTGCGCCAGTCGGTCGGCGCCGCCGCGGCCAGTCGCCTGCATTTCCTGCCAGAGCTTTCGCGCCCGCGATATCTCGAAACCCTGACCGCCTGCGACCTGATGATCGACACCCTCGGCTGGTCGGGCGGAAACTCGGCGCTGGATGCCCTGCGAGCCAAGCTTCCGATCGTGACCTGCCCGGGCGAGTTCATGCGCGGCCGCCAGTGCGCCACCATGTTGCGCCTGCTGGGGATCGAAGGCGCCTGCGCCGAGTCGGCTGCGACTCTGGCCGAACTCGCGGTGCAGCGCATCGCCAATCGCGACTACGCCGCACAGTTCCGTGCCCGTGTCGAAGCCGGCCTGCCTGCTCTGGTCGACGACACGACCTGCGAGCGCTCGCTACGCGCCCATGTCGAAGCGGAACTCGCTCGCAGCTCGCGCATTTTCTGA
- a CDS encoding ferrous iron transport protein A, with amino-acid sequence MKLSELPRGGGGIVVAVDAVGANDAIARRLRDLGFVAGEAVSVLAFGPLGSEPVLVRIGDARFALRRAEAARVRLQAQSP; translated from the coding sequence GTGAAACTGTCGGAGTTGCCGCGTGGCGGCGGAGGCATCGTGGTTGCGGTGGACGCAGTCGGAGCGAACGACGCGATTGCTCGGCGTCTGCGCGATCTCGGCTTCGTCGCTGGCGAGGCGGTGAGCGTGCTCGCGTTCGGGCCCCTCGGCTCCGAGCCGGTGCTGGTGCGCATCGGCGATGCGCGCTTCGCGTTGCGTCGCGCCGAGGCGGCGCGCGTGCGGTTGCAGGCGCAGAGCCCGTGA